The Populus nigra chromosome 14, ddPopNigr1.1, whole genome shotgun sequence genome has a segment encoding these proteins:
- the LOC133672329 gene encoding cytochrome P450 71AU50-like — MAWILTTLALIALAFFLRAWLSKRKIEDSKLPPGPIGFPIFGSLHLLGKFPHHDLHQLAKKYGPIMYMRLGLVPTVVVSSPRAAELILKTHDLVFASRPPNEAAKHISYEQKSSSFAPYGSYWRNVRKMCTLELLSNHKINSFMSSRKEELDLLIDYIKDASRERAAVDLSAKVSSLSADISCRMVFGKKYMEKEFDEKGFKPVIHEGMRLAASFNLGDYIPPIAPLDLQGLTKRMKAVGKVFDDFFEKIIDEHIQFKDENRTKDFVDVMLDFLGSEETEYRIGRDNIKAIMMDMLVGSMDTSATAIEWTLSELIKHPRVMKKVQKELEEKIGMDRTVEESDLEGLEYLHMVIKEAFRLHPVAPLLIPHESMEDCTINGFLIPQKTRVIVNVWAIGRDQSAWTDANRFIPERFAGSNIDVRGRDFQLLPFGAGRRGCPGMHLGLTMVQQIVAQLVHCFDWELPNNMLPEELDMTEAFGLVTPRANHLCATPTYRLHL, encoded by the exons ATGGCTTGGATATTAACCACTCTAGCCTTGATTGCGCTCGCTTTCTTCCTCCGAGCTTGGCTGTCGAAAAGAAAGATCGAGGATAGCAAGTTACCCCCTGGTCCAATAGGGTTTCCTATATTTGGTAGCTTACATTTGTTAGGGAAGTTCCCTCACCATGACTTGCATCAACTAGCAAAGAAGTATGGCCCTATCATGTATATGCGGTTAGGCTTGGTGCCTACTGTAGTTGTCTCATCGCCTCGGGCTGCCGAATTGATTCTTAAGACCCATGACCTCGTGTTTGCTAGTAGGCCACCAAATGAGGCTGCGAAGCATATCTCTTACGAGCAGAAGAGCTCATCATTTGCTCCATATGGCTCTTATTGGCGCAACGTGCGCAAGATGTGTACCCTTGAGTTGCTTAgcaaccataaaataaattctttcatGTCCTCGAGGAAAGAAGAGCTTGACCTCTTGATTGACTACATTAAAGATGCTTCTCGTGAGCGTGCTGCTGTTGATCTTAGTGCCAAGGTCTCATCTCTAAGCGCTGACATCAGTTGTAGGATGGTTTTTGGAAAGAAATACATGGAAAAGGAATTTGATGAGAAGGGGTTCAAACCAGTGATTCATGAGGGCATGCGTTTAGCAGCAAGTTTTAACTTGGGAGATTACATCCCTCCAATTGCGCCACTTGACCTTCAGGGTCTTACAAAGCGCATGAAGGCCGTAGGCAAGGTTTTTGATGACTTCTTTGAGAAGATTATTGATGAGCACATTCAATTCAAGGATGAAAACAGAACCAAAGATTTTGTTGATGTCATGTTGGACTTCTTGGGATCTGAAGAAACTGAGTATCGTATTGGTCGAGACAACATCAAAGCCATAATGATG GACATGCTTGTAGGCTCAATGGACACCTCAGCCACAGCAATCGAGTGGACTCTCTCCGAGCTCATCAAGCATCCAAGAGTAATGAAGAAAGTCCAGAAAGAGCTGGAAGAGAAAATAGGCATGGATAGAACGGTGGAAGAATCAGACTTGGAGGGCTTGGAGTACTTGCACATGGTTATAAAGGAAGCTTTCAGGCTCCATCCAGTGGCACCTCTACTTATCCCTCACGAGTCAATGGAAGATTGCACCATAAATGGCTTCCTCATCCCGCAAAAAACACGTGTTATTGTAAACGTTTGGGCTATTGGACGCGACCAAAGTGCTTGGACTGATGCAAACAGGTTTATTCCAGAGAGGTTTGCTGGGAGTAACATAGATGTTCGTGGACGCGATTTCCAGCTTCTCCCCTTCGGGGCTGGGCGCAGGGGCTGCCCTGGAATGCATTTGGGACTAACCATGGTTCAGCAAATTGTGGCACAGCTGGTGCATTGCTTTGATTGGGAGCTTCCTAACAATATGTTGCCGGAGGAATTGGACATGACTGAGGCGTTTGGTCTTGTAACCCCGAGAGCAAACCATCTGTGCGCCACTCCTACTTATCGCCTTCACCTCTGA
- the LOC133673144 gene encoding probable inactive receptor kinase At5g10020, translated as MTLFTLFSTLSLLFLSTSGSDLRSLLEFKKGILYDPLDKIFSKWDPSSIPDPNSCPNSWPGISCDPNSDSVIAITLDHLSLSGNLKFSTLLDLKSLQNISLSGNNFTGRIVPALGSMSSLQYLDLSNNNFSGPIPGRIVELWNLKYLNLSMNGFEGRFPVGSPVGFRNLQQLRVLDLSSNSFWGDISGVLSELINLERVDLSDNEFFGGFSEISVENVSGLANTVHFVNLSKNRLNSGFFKAEVIALFRNLEVLDLGDNVINGELPSFGSLTNLKVLRLGNNQLFGGIPEELINGSIPIEELDLSGNGFTGSVHGTRSTTLNILNLSSNGLTGTLPTFLQRCSVVDLSGNMITGDLSVMQQWGASVEVLDLSSNQLSGSLPNLTWFVRLSELNLRNNSLDGNLPAQLGDLSTSSSVDLSLNQFNGPIPGGFFTSLTLMNLNLSGNRFSGPIPFQDSGAGELLVLPSYPLMESLDLSQNSLSGILPSGISNFANLRSLNLSNNNLSGQLPIQLSKLTHLQYLDLSANRFQGKIPDKLPSSLIGLNMSNNDLAGNISLNLRNKFDISSFRPGNPLLIIPNTGVEPSTNSVPDQISVHGKNHGSKRNITIAVIVATVGTAAMIAFVLLAYQRAQRKEFHGRSDFSGQTTREDAKQGRSSQTSLFNFHSNAHRPPTSLSFSNDHLLTANSRSLSGQAEFETEIVEHGLPEGMTASSSSIPNLLDDHPTTSGKKSSPGSPLSSSPRFVEPTKLDVYSPDRLAGELSFLDSSLAFTAEELSRAPAEVLGRSSHGTLYKATLDSGHMLTVKWLRVGLVKHKKEFAKEVKKIGSIRHQNIVPLRAFYWGPREQERLLLADYIQGDSLALHLYETTPRRYSLLSFSQRLKVAVDVACCLLYLHDRGMLHGNLKPTNIILEGPDYNARLTDCGLHRLMTPAGIAEQILNLGALGYRAPELDNASKPAPSFKADVYAFGVILMELLTRRSAGDIISGQSGAVDLTDWVRLCDQEGRQRDCIDRDIAGGEEPTKAMDDLLAISLRCILPLNERPNIRQVFDDLCSISV; from the exons ATGACTCTGTTCACCCTCTTTTCCACTCTCTCCCTGCTCTTTCTATCCACTTCCGGGTCGGACCTCCGATCCTTACTCGAATTCAAAAAAGGTATTCTATACGACCCACTTGACAAAATCTTCTCTAAATGGGACCCCTCTTCTATACCCGACCCTAATTCCTGCCCCAATTCATGGCCCGGTATCTCCTGCGACCCCAATTCAGATTCCGTCATTGCTATAACCCTTGACCACCTTAGTCTCTCCGGCAACTTAAAGTTCTCTACTTTACTAGACCTTAAGTCACTGCAGAATATTTCACTTTCGGGTAATAATTTTACAGGTCGGATTGTACCTGCATTGGGATCCATGAGCTCGTTACAGTACTTGGATCTGTCTAATAACAATTTTTCAGGTCCGATCCCGGGTCGGATCGTGGAGTTGTGGAATTTGAAGTATTTGAACTTGTCAATGAATGGTTTTGAAGGCAGGTTTCCGGTCGGGTCACCAGTTGGGTTTAGGAATTTGCAGCAATTGAGGGTTTTGGATTTGAGTTCTAATAGTTTTTGGGGCGATATTAGTGGGGTTTTAAGTGAATTGATTAATTTAGAAAGAGTGGATTTGAGTGATAATGAGTTTTTTGGTGGGTTCAGTGAGATAAGTGTAGAGAATGTGTCAGGTTTGGCTAATACAGTGCATTTTGTGAATTTGAGCAAGAATAGATTGAATAGTGGGTTTTTCAAAGCAGAGGTAATTGCGTTGTTTAGGAATTTGGAGGTTTTGGATTTGGGGGATAATGTGATTAATGGAGAGTTGCCTTCATTTGGGTCTTTGACGAATTTGAAGGTTTTGAGGCTGGGGAATAATCAGCTTTTTGGAGGTATACCCGAGGAATTGATCAACGGGTCGATACCGATTGAAGAACTGGATCTTAGTGGCAATGGATTTACAG GTTCTGTTCATGGAACTCGCTCCACAACTTTGAACATTTTGAATCTTTCTTCAAATGGTTTAACAGGTACCTTGCCCACTTTTCTTCAAAGATGTTCAGTAGTGGATTTGAGTGGAAATATGATCACTGGTGACCTGTCTGTCATGCAACAATGGGGAGCCAGTGTAGAGGTCCTTGATTTGAGTTCAAACCAGTTATCTGGAAGCTTGCCAAACTTGACTTGGTTTGTGAGGTTAAGTGAACTTAATCTTAGGAATAATTCCCTAGACGGCAATTTGCCTGCTCAATTGGGGGACCTTTCAACATCGTCTTCAGTTGACCTCAGCTTAAATCAATTCAATGGGCCCATTCCAGGTGGTTTTTTTACTTCATTGACCTTGATGAACCTGAATCTTTCAGGAAATCGGTTTTCAGGGCCAATTCCATTTCAAGATTCAGGTGCTGGGGAATTATTAGTTTTACCTTCTTATCCATTGATGGAGTCTCTTGATCTCTCTCAAAATTCATTATCTGGTATATTGCCTTCTGGCATAAGCAACTTTGCCAATCTCAGATCACTGAATCTTTCAAATAATAACTTATCAGGACAGCTGCCAATTCAATTGAGCAAACTAACCCACTTGCAGTACCTTGATTTATCTGCCAACAGATTTCAGGGTAAAATCCCTGACAAGCTTCCATCCAGTCTGATTGGATTGAACATGTCCAATAATGATCTTGCTGGAAATATTTCACTGAACTtgagaaataaatttgatatttcttcatTTCGTCCTGGGAATCCCTTATTAATCATCCCAAATACCGGGGTTGAGCCATCAACAAATTCTGTTCCAGATCAGATTTCCGTACATGGTAAAAATCACGGTTCAAAGCGTAATATTACAATAGCAGTAATTGTTGCTACAGTTGGGACTGCTGCAATGATAGCTTTTGTTTTACTGGCGTATCAGCGGGCTCAACGAAAAGAATTTCATGGTAGAAGTGATTTTAGTGGCCAAACAACAAGGGAGGATGCTAAGCAAGGAAGATCTTCCCAAACTTCCCTTTTCAATTTCCACTCAAATGCTCACCGCCCTCCAACTTCATTGAGTTTTTCAAACGATCACTTGCTTACTGCAAATTCAAGGTCGTTATCGGGGCAGGCAGAATTTGAAACTGAAATCGTTGAGCATGGTTTGCCTGAAGGAATGACAGCTAGTTCATCTTCAATTCCTAATTTGCTAGATGACCATCCCACAACATCTGGAAAGAAGTCCTCCCCGGGTTCCCCATTATCTTCCTCACCTCGTTTTGTCGAGCCTACAAAATTGGATGTCTATTCACCAGACAGGTTGGCTGGGGAACTGTCCTTCCTTGACAGTTCACTTGCATTTACTGCAGAGGAGTTATCTCGAGCCCCAGCTGAAGTTCTTGGCAGAAGCAGCCATGGAACTTTATATAAGGCTACTCTGGATAGCGGACATATGCTGACTGTGAAGTGGTTGCGGGTTGGACTAGTCAAGCATAAGAAAGAATTCGCCAaggaagttaaaaaaataggctCTATAAGACACCAAAATATTGTTCCACTGCGAGCATTTTATTGGGGTCCTAGAGAGCAAGAGAGACTTCTTTTAGCTGACTATATCCAGGGTGATAGCTTGGCCCTACATCTATATG AAACAACACCTCGGAGGTACTCCTTGTTGTCATTCAGCCAAAGACTAAAAGTTGCTGTTGATGTTGCTTGTTGTCTACTGTATCTTCATGATAGAGGCATGCTCCATGGAAATCTAAAGCCAACAAATATAATCCTGGAAGGTCCTGATTACAATGCACGCCTCACTGATTGTGGACTTCATCGTTTGATGACCCCAGCTGGCATTGCAGAGCAGATACTAAATCTGGGAGCACTAGGATACCGGGCTCCAGAACTTGATAATGCATCTAAACCTGCACCTTCATTCAAGGCTGATGTGTATGCATTTGGAGTTATCCTGATGGAATTGTTAACCAGAAGAAGTGCTGGGGACATAATATCAGGTCAATCCGGAGCAGTCGACCTTACAGATTGGGTTCGGTTGTGTGATCAAGAAGGCAGACAAAGGGACTGTATTGATAGAGATATTGCAGGTGGGGAAGAACCAACGAAGGCAATGGATGATTTGCTTGCCATATCGCTCAGGTGCATTCTCCCTCTAAATGAGAGGCCTAACATCAGACAAGTCTTTGATGATCTCTGTTCTATATCTGTTTGA
- the LOC133672362 gene encoding cytochrome P450 71AU50-like: protein MAWILTTLALIALAFFLRAWLSKRKIKDSKLPPGPIGFPIFGSLHLLGKFPHQDLHQLAKKYGPIMYMRLGLVPTVVVSSPRAAELILKTNDLVFATRPPNEAAKYITYEQKNLSFAPYGSYWRNVRKMCTLELLSNHKINSFMSTRKEELDLLIDYIKDASRERVAVDLSAKVSSLSADISCRMVFEKKYLEKEFDEKGFKPLTHEAMRLTASFNLGDYIPPIAPLDLQGLTKRMKAVGKVFDDFFEKIIDEHIQLKDENRTKDFVDVMLDFLGSEETEYRIVRDNIKAIILDMLVGSMDTSAAAIEWTLSELIKHPRAMKKVQKELEEKIGMDRMVEESDLEGLEYLHMVIKEAFRLHPVAPLLVPHESMEDCTIDGFLIPQKTRVIVNVWAIGRDQSAWTDANKFIPERFAGSNIDVRGRDFQLLPFGSGRRSCPGMHLGLTMVRQIVAQLVHCFDWELPNNMLPEELDMTEAFSLVTPRANHLCATPTYRLHL from the exons ATGGCTTGGATATTAACCACTCTAGCCTTGATTGCGCTCGCTTTCTTCCTCCGAGCTTGGCTGTCGAAAAGAAAGATCAAGGATAGCAAGTTACCCCCTGGTCCAATAGGGTTTCCTATATTTGGTAGCTTACATTTGCTAGGGAAGTTCCCTCACCAAGACTTGCATCAACTAGCAAAGAAGTATGGCCCTATCATGTATATGCGGTTAGGCTTGGTGCCTACTGTAGTTGTCTCATCGCCTCGGGCTGCCGAATTGATTCTTAAGACCAATGACCTCGTGTTTGCTACTAGGCCACCAAATGAGGCTGCGAAGTATATCACTTACGAGCAAAAGAACCTATCATTTGCTCCATATGGCTCTTATTGGCGCAACGTGCGCAAGATGTGTACCCTTGAGTTGCTTAgcaaccataaaataaattctttcatGTCCACGAGGAAAGAAGAGCTTGACCTCTTGATTGACTACATTAAAGATGCTTCTCGTGAGCGTGTTGCTGTTGATCTTAGTGCCAAGGTCTCATCTCTAAGCGCTGACATCAGTTGTAGGAtggtttttgaaaagaaatactTGGAAAAGGAATTTGATGAGAAGGGGTTCAAACCACTGACTCATGAGGCCATGCGTTTAACAGCAAGTTTTAACTTGGGAGATTACATCCCTCCAATTGCACCACTTGACCTTCAGGGTCTTACAAAGCGCATGAAGGCCGTAGGCAAGGTTTTTGACGACTTCTTTGAGAAGATTATTGATGAGCACATTCAGCTCAAGGACGAAAACAGAACCAAAGATTTTGTTGATGTCATGTTGGACTTCTTGGGATCTGAAGAAACTGAGTATCGTATTGTTCGAGACAACATCAAAGCCATAATCTTG GACATGCTTGTAGGCTCAATGGACACCTCAGCCGCAGCAATCGAGTGGACTCTCTCCGAGCTCATCAAGCATCCAAGAGCAATGAAGAAAGTCCAGAAAGAGCTCGAAGAGAAAATAGGCATGGATAGAATGGTGGAAGAATCAGACTTGGAGGGCTTGGAGTACTTGCACATGGTTATAAAGGAAGCTTTCAGGCTCCATCCAGTGGCACCTCTACTTGTCCCTCACGAGTCAATGGAAGATTGCACCATAGATGGCTTCCTCATCCCGCAAAAAACACGTGTTATTGTAAACGTTTGGGCTATTGGACGCGACCAAAGTGCTTGGACTGATGCAAATAAGTTTATTCCAGAGAGGTTTGCTGGGAGTAACATAGATGTTCGTGGACGCGATTTCCAGCTTCTCCCCTTTGGGTCAGGGCGCAGGAGCTGCCCTGGAATGCATTTGGGACTAACCATGGTTCGGCAAATTGTGGCACAGCTGGTGCATTGCTTTGACTGGGAGCTTCCTAACAATATGTTGCCGGAGGAATTGGACATGACTGAGGCGTTTAGTCTTGTAACCCCGAGAGCAAACCATCTGTGCGCCACTCCCACTTATCGCCTTCACCTCTGA